The following coding sequences lie in one Anguilla anguilla isolate fAngAng1 chromosome 14, fAngAng1.pri, whole genome shotgun sequence genomic window:
- the LOC118213042 gene encoding drebrin-like, translating into MKAINLDTYSLSLLTAKEDILNPRSSTNWALFTYVGITNNLKLSDSGVGGVSELAGKFHVMRPLYGLCRVGMDGQGPSRIVMIIWVGEGVDEYRRAECASHVPAVKTFFKEAHVFVNASRPEQVTEEQIRAIIGKLNAPKERVQRGSLSVVKEETVGTNYKRTIAAMEVQRFSRDSFWACAEKEEEDRKEEESRRAIEDRRRRERERIQQERREAEERERKMNEKEQMIQKQRKLQAEIEAEARRQEKLKWEQQQREHEEKMRARFRHSESIEKAAEAAVLVSQRSINPREFFRQLSSSSSHTPSNPSSPRAVRPPFRRYQRSLTDTAFIFGRSGSSTPSSPRSPTVVYPFSRTPTSPYHGSLSPPSPECSDPTFRPITLPHQPHAPLVMPSTSPQRPAPTSPLPSLPPSRPLPPLSPQCQPLSLPHGTSIPQPHILVPPSPIPPAPPASPGPLPSFSQSQSSSLPSPCPLDSPPPVEAPTRPLPEITKVTSLQCLSQTEGHEPPSQIQSDSEVQAPVVEEKKWDDEETGAPEKEVPSLQASETATALAGRESSPVVDFQPSNVTVEETVPVLDSASSGEEDLESEAVPEGEPSADDGDENEEEEEEEGTVQPASLQEPILTGEADEGVELQTVCHPYQESCETGEVVDDGNIPQSPPQELSSLTANGMSAEPRGRDENDENGVSLESRGTGGNLSLSELDDDSGLSPSTKRHAGMEEVITEKQGEVKAENGEELHKCLDTDGQLHV; encoded by the exons tggGTGGTGTGAGTGAACTGGCAGGAAAGTTCCATGTGATGCGGCCTCTGTATGGGCTGTGTCGGGTGGGGATGGATGGGCAGGGACCATCCCGTATTGTGATGATAATCTGG gtgggtgagggggtggaTGAATATCGCAGAGCGGAATGCGCCAGTCATGTGCCTGCAGTCAAGACTTTCTTCAAG gAGGCTCATGTTTTCGTAAATGCCAGCAGACCAGAGCAAGTGACTGAAGAACAAATCAGAGCCATCATTGGCAAGCTCAATGCTCCCAAAGAGAGAGTCCAACGGGGCTCTTTGTCAGTGGTTAAGGAGGAAACTGTG GGGACTAACTATAAGAGAACAATTGCTGCTATGGAGGTTCAAAGGTTCAGCAGAGACTCTTTCTGGGCATGTGCAGAG aaagaggaggaagacaggAAAGAAGAGGAGAGTCGGCGAGCCATAGAGGATCgaaggagaagggagagagagcgaatcCAACAGGAacgcagagaggcagaggagagggaaaggaagatGAATGAGAAAGAACAGATGATACAGAAGCAGAG GAAACTACAAGCCGAGATTGAGGCAGAGGCACGGAGACAGGAGAAATTAAAAtgg gagcagcagcagagagagcatGAGGAGAAGATGAGGGCTCGTTTCCGTCACAGTGAATCTATTGAGAAGGCAGCA GAGGCAGCAGTACTGGTCTCACAGCGCTCCATAAATCCACGGGAGTTTTTCAGGCAActgtcatcctcctcctctcacacCCCTTCAAACCCGAGCTCTCCCCGTGCAG TCAGACCTCCATTCCGCCGTTATCAGCGCAGCTTGACTGACACAGCATTTATCTTTGGGAGGTCAGGCTCTtccactccctcctcccctcgcAGTCCCACAGTGGTTTATCCCTTCAGCcgtacccccacctccccctacCACGGATCTCTGTCTCCTCCCAGCCCAGAATGCTCTGATCCAACTTTCCGGCCAATCACTCTGCCCCACCAGCCCCACGCCCCCCTCGTGATGCCTTCCACTTCACCTCAGCGGCCCGCCCCTACCTCCCCGCTACCCAGCCTGCCTCCttccaggcccctcccacccctctcacCCCAATGTCAGCCCCTCTCTTTGCCCCATGGTACAAGCATCCCGCAGCCCCATATCTtggtccctccctcccccatccctcctgctcctcctgcctcCCCAGGTCCCCTCCCCAGCTTTTCTCAATCCCAGTCGTCCTCCCTGCCTTCCCCTTGCCCCCTGGATTCTCCTCCCCCTGTAGAAGCTCCCACCAGGCCCCTCCCTGAGATCACGAAGGTTACCTCTCTGCAGTGCCTTTCACAGACTGAAG GACATGAGCCTCCCTCCCAGATACAGAGTGACTCAGAGGTGCAGGCCCCAGTGGTGGAAGAGAAGAAATGGGATGATGAAGAGACTGGAGCTCCAGAGAAGGAAGTGCCAAGTTTGCAGGCTAGTGAGACTGCTACTGCTttagcagggagagagagctcaccTGTAGTGGATTTCCAGCCCTCCAACGTGACTGTGGAGGAAACAGTACCTGTGCTGGACTCCGCTTCCTCAGGGGAGGAAGACCTAGAATCAGAGGCTGTGCCTGAAGGAGAACCATCAGCAGATGATGGAGATGAGaatgaggaagaagaagaggaagaggggacaGTCCAGCCTGCCTCATTACAGGAGCCAATCCTAACTGGAGAAGCTGATGAAGGGGTGGAGCTTCAGACTGTCTGCCACCCATACCAGGAATCTTGTGAAACAG GTGAGGTTGTAGATGATGGGAATATACCACAGTCCCCACCTCAGGAGCTGTCCTCACTGACAGCCAATGGAATGAGTGCTGAACCAAGGGGGAGggatgaaaatgatgaaaatggaGTTTCTTTGGAATCACGTGGTACAG GGGGAAACCTCAGTCTCTCTGAACTGGATGATGACTCTGGGCTGAGCCCTTCCACCAAAAGGCATGCTGGAATGGAGGAGGTCATCACAGAAAAACAGGGGGAAGTAAAAGCAGAAAATGGAGAAGAGTTACACAAG TGCTTGGACACAGATGGTCAACTGCATGTGTAA